AAATATCCGTCTACAACTTCTTTTTCATCACTTACAAAAGTGTGTGAATGAATGGCAATCTGCATTTTAGCTTCATCATGTCCTGCTTTACGATATTCCTGCTTATAGAATTCGATTAAATTTTTAAACTGAATCGGCATTCCGCCAATAATTGCCACCACTAAAGGCATTCCTAATTGTGCGGCACTTAAAACCGATTGTGGAGTTCCGCCAACTGCTCTCCAAATTGGAAGTTTCCCGTTATTTTTTGCTCTTGGATAAACGGTTTGATTCTGCATCGGAGCACGAAGTTTACCAGACCATGAAACGTTTTCTTCTGAATTTATTTTTAATAAAAGTTCTAATTTCTCATCAAAAAGTTCTTCATAATCATTTAGAGAATATCCATAAAGTGGAAAAGATTCAATGAAACTTCCTCGTCCGACAAAAATCTCTGCTCTTCCATCAGAAATTAAATCTAATGTGGCAAAATCTTCGTAGACTTTTACTGGTTCAGATGAGCTCAAAACCGTTACTCCACTTGCTAATTTTATATTTTTTGTAATACTTGCAGCGGCAGCCAAAACGATTTCAGGTGAAGAAACGGCATAATCTGCACGGTGATGTTCACCCAATGCGAAAACATCGATTCCTACCTCGTCCATTAATTTTACCTGCTCAAGAATTTCTCTGATTTTAATTCCTGCATTTCTATATTTTCCGGTAGTCTGATCAAAAGCCAAGTCACCAAACATTCCTATTCCTAATTCCATATTTTTGTTTTTTTTAAGATAGAACAAAAGTAAGGGAACGAAATATCAAAAACATTGATGAATGATAAGATTGACGATTTTAAGTTTTTAAATTATTTTTGATTTCCCAAGAGACCAAAAAGCAATTTATCTCTTATCTCATTGGTAATTTCAGAAGTTGATTCTATATTTCTTTTAAACCAGAAATAAGAATTATTTAGGGTATGAAGAATAAATCTTGTTGTAAAAGCAGAAGATTTCAGTTCCCAGTTTTCAGCCTGATAAATTTCAGAAATGAGTTGCTCTACTTCCTGCTGATAATTTTTTCTTAATTCAATAAATTCAGGCAATCTTTCTTCCAAATGTTTCCATTCATTAGAATAAATGTGCGTAACATCACGGTTTTTAAGAACAACCGATAAATGTTTATCTAAAAAAAGATTAAGCTTTTCCTGCGGAGAAACATTTGTATTTTTTACTTCCTGAAGTTCTGCAAAAAACTCATGTGCAACTCCAAAGCAAATCCACTCAAGAATTTCTTCTTTAGAACGGATGTGTGCATATAATGATGCCGCTTTTATATTTAGTTTCGTGGCAAGATCCCTTACCGAGCTGCCCATATACCCTTTCTCTTTGAAAAGTTCTACTGCGACTTCGAGTATTTTGATCTGTTTTTCTTTTAACTCCATAGGTTGAGTGCAAAAGTAATTATTCTGATTTTAATATTCTGATTTTCATGTAATCATTTAATACAATCTTGCTAAATTTTAAAACACTCTATTTTCCACTTTTTGTTGAATCATATTTCCCTAACTTTCAGTTTATTCTTTGAAATCGGAAATTTTGTCTTCTCAAAATAGATTCAAAAATGAATATTTCGGAAATTTTGTCCTTTATTTTTAAAAATTTAATAATTGAACAGTTTTTGAGATATACTTCTCGAATTAAATGATTGAATCAGATTGAAGGACATCAGACTTTAGATTAGATTTAAAAAAATAATATTTATTCAAGTCTTTATGGTTTGAAATTTGATGTCTAAAATCTGTAAATACAAGCAAAATAATAAAAACCAAAAAATACATAAAATATGAACTTAAATCAATATACCGTAAAATCACAAGAAGCCATCCAAGCTGCACAACAAGTAGCCATGGAATTTGGCAATCAAAGCATAGAACCTCAACATTTATTGGAAGGAATTTTTCAGGTGGATGAGAATATATCGCCTTTCTTATTAAAAAAATCTGAAGCAGATGCCAATTTGGTAAGAGAGCGCAACCGCGAAAATTTAGAAAAACTTCCGAAAGTACAAGGAGGGAATATTTATCTTTCTCAATCCGCAAATAAAGTTTTGTTGGATGCGCCCAATATCGCTAAAAAGATGGGTGATGAATTCGTAACGATTGAACATTTATGGCTTTCTCTTTTAGAAACCAGTTCAGAAGTTTCGAAAATACTGAAAGATATGGGCGTGACCAAAAGTCTTTTGGAAGGCGGAATTAAAGAATTAAGAAAAGGAAGTACTGCCACATCTGCAAGCTCAGAAGAGACGTATCAATCCTTAAAAAAATATGCAAAAAACTTCAACGAATTAGCAGCAGAAGGAAAATTAGATCCTGTAATCGGGCGTGATGAAGAAATCAGAAGAGTTTTGCAGATTCTTTCGAGAAGAACAAAAAACAACCCTATTCTGATTGGTGAACCCGGAGTTGGTAAAACCGCCATTGCGGAAGGAATTGCACATAGAATTATCAGCGGAGATATTCCTGAAAACCTGATGGATAAAACATTGTATTCATTGGATATGGGAGCATTGATTGCCGGTGCAAAATATAAAGGAGAATTTGAAGAAAGATTAAAATCCGTTGTAAATGAAGTAATAAAATCTGACGGACAAATCATTCTTTTCATCGACGAGATCCATACTTTGGTTGGAGCCGGAGGTGGTGAAGGCGCAATGGATGCTGCCAACATTTTAAAACCTGCTTTGGCAAGAGGAGAATTAAGAGCGATCGGTGCAACCACTTTAAATGAATATCAAAAGTATTTTGAAAAAGATAAAGCATTAGAAAGACGTTTCCAGAAAGTGATGGTGGAAGAACCTGATACAGAATCTGCAATTTCCATTCTTCGTGGAATTAAAGATAAATACGAAGCTCACCACAAAGTAAGAATCAAAGATGAGGCAATTATTGCGGCGGTGGAAATGTCTCAACGATATATTTCGGACAGATTTTTACCGGATAAAGCGATTGACTTGATTGATGAAGCTTCAGCAAAGTTGAGAATGGAAATCAATTCAAAACCTGAAGAATTGGATGTTCTCGACAGAAAATTAATGCAGATGGAAATTGAATTGGCTGCCATTTCAAGAGAAGGCAATCAGACGAAAATTGACCATTTAAAAGAAGACATCTCGAAAATTTCTGAACAGAGAAACGAAATTAATGCTAAATGGCTGAAAGAAAAACAAAAATCTGAGGATTTAACACAGATTAAAAAAGATATTGAATCTCTGAAACTGGAAGCAGAAAGAGCTTCAAGAGCTGGAGATTACGCAAAAGTTGCTGAAATTCAGTATGGAAAAATTAAGGAGAAAGAAGATGCTTTGCAGAAACTTGAACTGGAGATGCAAAACCATCAGAATGAATTAATTAAAGAAGAAGTTACGGCTGATAATATCTCAGAAGTGATTGGAAAATGGACAGGGATTCCTGTTACCAAATTGCTTCAATCTGAAAGAGAAAAATTATTGCATCTTGAAACCGAACTTCATCACAGAGTGGTTGGTCAGGAAGAAGCTATTGAAGCGGTTGCAGATGCGATAAGAAGAAACAGAGCTGGACTGAGCGACGAGAAAAAACCAATCGGAAGTTTCTTGTTTTTAGGAACAACCGGTGTTGGTAAAACTGAGCTGGCAAAAGCTTTGGCTGAATTTTTATTCGATGACGAAAACAATATGACGAGAATCGATATGAGTGAATATCAAGAGCGTCATTCAGTTTCGAGATTGGTTGGAGCGCCTCCTGGGTATGTTGGTTACGATGAAGGCGGTCAGTTGACAGAAGCTGTGCGAAGAAGACCTTATTCAGTCGTACTTTTAGATGAAATTGAAAAAGCCCATCCGGATGTTTTCAATACTTTACTTCAAGTTTTGGATGACGGTCGTTTGACCGATAATAAAGGTAGAGTCGTTAATTTCAAAAATTCGATTATTATTATGACTTCGAATCTCGGTTCGCATATTATTCAGGAGAATTTTGAAAATATCACGGAAGAAAACCAAGACGAAATTGTAGCTAAAACGAAAATTGAAGTTTTTGATTTATTGAAACAAACGCTTCGTCCGGAATTCTTAAACAGAATTGATGAGACCGTATTGTTCCAACCTTTAAGAAAAAAAGAAATCGGAAAAATCGTTCAGTATCAGTTGAGAGGATTTAATGATATGCTTGCAAAAAGAAATATTATTATGACTGCAACGCAAGATGCTTTGAATTATTTGACTAACAAAGGTTATGATCCTGTTTTTGGAGCAAGACCTTTGAAGAGAGTGATTCAGCAGGAAGTTTTAAACAAATTATCACGAGAGATTCTTGCAGGAACGGTGAATGACGGTGACAGAATCACGCTTGATTATTTCGAAGAAACAGGTTTGGTTTTCAGACCAGCTGAAAAATAAGTAGTTTTTTTCATATATATTATTTTTAGTAAGTACCACAGATCTCATTCTGTGGTACTTACTTTTTTTAATGGAAAAATAAATTGCAAAGACAGGATTTACAGTGAAAAAACGGAAGACTTTAAGGAGTTTTTTTTGCAAATTTGTACAAAATATAACCATAAAACCTAAGAAAATGAACAACACCAACTTGAACAACCCAAATACACTTCCAGT
Above is a genomic segment from Chryseobacterium mulctrae containing:
- a CDS encoding LLM class flavin-dependent oxidoreductase — translated: MELGIGMFGDLAFDQTTGKYRNAGIKIREILEQVKLMDEVGIDVFALGEHHRADYAVSSPEIVLAAAASITKNIKLASGVTVLSSSEPVKVYEDFATLDLISDGRAEIFVGRGSFIESFPLYGYSLNDYEELFDEKLELLLKINSEENVSWSGKLRAPMQNQTVYPRAKNNGKLPIWRAVGGTPQSVLSAAQLGMPLVVAIIGGMPIQFKNLIEFYKQEYRKAGHDEAKMQIAIHSHTFVSDEKEVVDGYFHNYKSQMDRIGASRGWSPYTKMQYEGGRNKDGALFIGNANEVADKINYMKEIFGITRFIGHMDVGDPANDVMMKSIELFGEKVAPQLK
- a CDS encoding TetR/AcrR family transcriptional regulator, with product MELKEKQIKILEVAVELFKEKGYMGSSVRDLATKLNIKAASLYAHIRSKEEILEWICFGVAHEFFAELQEVKNTNVSPQEKLNLFLDKHLSVVLKNRDVTHIYSNEWKHLEERLPEFIELRKNYQQEVEQLISEIYQAENWELKSSAFTTRFILHTLNNSYFWFKRNIESTSEITNEIRDKLLFGLLGNQK
- the clpB gene encoding ATP-dependent chaperone ClpB; this translates as MNLNQYTVKSQEAIQAAQQVAMEFGNQSIEPQHLLEGIFQVDENISPFLLKKSEADANLVRERNRENLEKLPKVQGGNIYLSQSANKVLLDAPNIAKKMGDEFVTIEHLWLSLLETSSEVSKILKDMGVTKSLLEGGIKELRKGSTATSASSEETYQSLKKYAKNFNELAAEGKLDPVIGRDEEIRRVLQILSRRTKNNPILIGEPGVGKTAIAEGIAHRIISGDIPENLMDKTLYSLDMGALIAGAKYKGEFEERLKSVVNEVIKSDGQIILFIDEIHTLVGAGGGEGAMDAANILKPALARGELRAIGATTLNEYQKYFEKDKALERRFQKVMVEEPDTESAISILRGIKDKYEAHHKVRIKDEAIIAAVEMSQRYISDRFLPDKAIDLIDEASAKLRMEINSKPEELDVLDRKLMQMEIELAAISREGNQTKIDHLKEDISKISEQRNEINAKWLKEKQKSEDLTQIKKDIESLKLEAERASRAGDYAKVAEIQYGKIKEKEDALQKLELEMQNHQNELIKEEVTADNISEVIGKWTGIPVTKLLQSEREKLLHLETELHHRVVGQEEAIEAVADAIRRNRAGLSDEKKPIGSFLFLGTTGVGKTELAKALAEFLFDDENNMTRIDMSEYQERHSVSRLVGAPPGYVGYDEGGQLTEAVRRRPYSVVLLDEIEKAHPDVFNTLLQVLDDGRLTDNKGRVVNFKNSIIIMTSNLGSHIIQENFENITEENQDEIVAKTKIEVFDLLKQTLRPEFLNRIDETVLFQPLRKKEIGKIVQYQLRGFNDMLAKRNIIMTATQDALNYLTNKGYDPVFGARPLKRVIQQEVLNKLSREILAGTVNDGDRITLDYFEETGLVFRPAEK